Proteins found in one Ischnura elegans chromosome 11, ioIscEleg1.1, whole genome shotgun sequence genomic segment:
- the LOC124168085 gene encoding transcription factor Adf-1-like: MATKFSAGDDECLIEEVRKYASLYDHQHIDFKDYSVKENTWTVIASKLGKNVGDCKKRWRNVRDNYLKYKRKHKLRTGSAASAKTSKWPLYRQLSFLDLVKQGRRTQSSITERDTGDNSESENSDQEEGIDNEQLGEKPSVITDRGMNNNKKRVNSDDSRAETPDSDNTQKSTKFRKTVNITAKLAENFEERARERLEIIKDIRKHKKEDDEVDHFMKSMALKMKKLSPQLIAKAQIGILSLITDLQFSQSNTHILDTPLRNTTVLSTPSTSQPCPYPPSASNDSMH, from the exons ATGGCTACCAAATTTTCTGCTGGAGACGACGAGTGCCTGATAGAAGAAGTAAGGAAATACGCATCGCTTTACGACCACCAGCATATAGACTTTAAAGATTACTCAGTAAAGGAGAATACCTGGACCGTGATTGCATCGAAATTAGGGAAGAATG TGGGTGACTGTAAAAAAAGGTGGAGGAATGTAAGGGACAATTACTTGAAGTACAAACGAAAGCATAAGCTCAGGACAGGCTCTGCTGCTTCTGCCAAGACATCAAAATGGCCGTTATATCGACAGTTGTCATTTTTAGACTTGGTGAAGCAGGGAAGAAG aacACAGAGCAGTATTACCGAAAGAGATACGGGAGATAATTCAGAATCCGAGAACTCGGATCAAGAAGAGGGCATAGATAATGAGCAATTAGGTGAAAAACCCTCTGTTATTACTGATAGAGGTATGAATAACAATAAGAAGAGAGTAAATTCTGACGATTCCAGAGCGGAAACTCCGGACTCAGATAACACTCAGAAGAGTACAAAATTTAGGAAGACGGTCAATATTACTGCGAAGCTGgcggaaaattttgaagaaagggcAAGAGAGAGATTAGAAATAATCAAGGATATCAGAAAGCATAAAAAAGAAGACGATGAAGTAGACCACTTTATGAAAAGCAtggctttaaaaatgaaaaaattatcccCACAGTTAATTGCAAAAGCACAAATAGGCATCCTATCATTAATAACAGACCTTCAGTTTTCACAATCTAACACTCACATTCTTGATACCCCACTTCGTAATACCACTGTCTTATCTACTCCCTCGACCTCCCAGCCATGTCCCTATCCACCTTCTGCTTCTAATGATTCGATGCATTAA